Proteins encoded together in one Amblyomma americanum isolate KBUSLIRL-KWMA chromosome 1, ASM5285725v1, whole genome shotgun sequence window:
- the LOC144098324 gene encoding uncharacterized protein LOC144098324, whose product MYADLEDTIDVSSQRVATTPVHKVSRRLRGLQPEFGQLTTLARAMTSTTASQTTQHSGNAPLFVLHASRSPPSFHALRPGGVMQRIQRMPQHDHGSCRRGTQRRNSGGGSDDACGGVEGSYGKSSLPRTPERGS is encoded by the exons atgtacgctgacctcgaggacaccattgacgtcagttctcaacgcgtggctacaacaccagtccacaaggtgagccgccgcttgcgaggcctacaacccgagttcggccaactcacaacattggcaagggccatgacgtccactacggctagccagacaactcagcattccgggaatgccccgctgTTCGTCCTCCACGCATCTCGGTCGCCCCCAtcgttccacg CGCTGCGCCCAGGTGGTGTCATGCAGCGAATACAGCGGATGCCGCAGCACGATCATGGTTCGTGCAGGCGCGGAACACAAAGGCGCAACAGCGGTGGAGGCAGCGACGATGCCTGCGGTGGTGTCGAGGGCAGCTACGGCAAGAGCAGCCTTCCGAGAACTCCTGAAAGGGGCAGCTGA